A region from the Gossypium hirsutum isolate 1008001.06 chromosome A08, Gossypium_hirsutum_v2.1, whole genome shotgun sequence genome encodes:
- the LOC107886161 gene encoding probable glutathione peroxidase 4, with product MGASESVPQKSIHEFTVKNSKGQDVDLSMYKGKVLLVVNVASKCGFTDSNYTQLTELYNKYKDKGLEILAFPCNQFLKQEPGTSQEAEEFACTRYKAEYPIFKKVRCNGPNTEPVFKFLKAKKSGFLGSRIKWNFTKFLVDKDGNVLSRYSPTTTPLAIEGDIKKALGVDT from the exons ATGGGTGCTTCTGAATCAGTTCCTCAGAAATCAATCCATGAATTCACTGTCAAG AATAGCAAAGGCCAGGACGTGGACCTTAGCATGTACAAAGGAAAGGTTCTCCTTGTGGTTAATGTTGCTTCTAAATG TGGGTTTACGGATTCAAATTACACCCAGTTGACTGAGCTTTACAACAAATACAAGGACAAAG GGTTGGAGATCTTGGCATTTCCTTGCAATCAGTTTTTGAAGCAAGAACCAGGTACCAGCCAAGAGGCAGAAGAGTTTGCTTGCACAAGATACAAGGCTGAATATCCTATTTTCAAAAAG gtTCGTTGCAACGGGCCGAATACAGAACCCGTCTTCAAGTTCTTAAAAGCAAAGAAATCTGGTTTCTTGGGATCTAGGATAAAGTGGAACTTCACTAAGTTTTTAGTTGATAAGGATGGTAACGTCCTCTCTCGCTATAGCCCAACCACCACACCACTGGCCATAGAG GGTGACATCAAGAAAGCATTGGGAGTGGATACATGA